TAACAGCATGTACTGTAGGAAACATAGACAGAAGTAAAGTTATCTCTGCTCCAAGAGATTATGAACTTACTATACTTCACCTTGGAGATACTAACGGACAAGCTGAAGGAGGATCTAATACAGGAATTGGTTACTCAAGATTTTCTACAATTCTTGAAAGAGCTAGAACTGAATTTGGAAAAGAAAATGTCCTTTATCTTGATGCAGGAAATACTTTTTATGGAAGTACTCTTGCAGAGACTGACAAAGGAGAATCAATAGTTAAAATTTTAAATGCTCTTAATCTTGATGCTATGACTCTTGGTAACAATGATTTTAATTATGGAGAAAAAAATATAAAATCCCTTGAAATGAGAGCAAACTTTAAAATTCTTGCTGCAAATTTAAAAAAACAAGATGGTCATGATTTTGTTACACCATACATTATTAAAAATATAAATGGTGTAAAAGTCGGTATCTTTGGACTTGTAAGTCCTGACACATACAATAATGAAAAAGCTCTTCTTGATACTATTACAATTGATGAGCCTATTCTTGCTGCTTCAAAAACAGTAAAAGAATTAAAGTCTCAAGGAGCAGAATTTATAATTGCACTTACTAATCTTGGAATAAATAATGATACAAACAGAGAATGGCAAAGTCCAGCTATTGCTGAATCTGTTCCTGGAATTGATCTTATTATTGATGGAAACAGTAAAGAAGCTCTAGATGAGAAATTAATAATAAATGAAACTGTAATTGTTCAGACAGGAGAAAATTTAAAAAATATAGGAGTTCTTAAAATTGATTTTGATGCACCTAAAAGAGATGCAGGAAGAATATTCTATAAACTTATAAAAAAAGAAGATATTGTAATGGTTGATGATACTCCTGTACAAAAACTTCCTGAACAGGAAAAAAATACTTCTGAAAAATTTACAACACATACTGTTGTTAAAGGAGATACTTTATACTCTCTTGCTAAAAAAT
The DNA window shown above is from Fusobacterium perfoetens and carries:
- a CDS encoding LysM peptidoglycan-binding domain-containing protein translates to MKKTIRLLVSAVFTLSLTACTVGNIDRSKVISAPRDYELTILHLGDTNGQAEGGSNTGIGYSRFSTILERARTEFGKENVLYLDAGNTFYGSTLAETDKGESIVKILNALNLDAMTLGNNDFNYGEKNIKSLEMRANFKILAANLKKQDGHDFVTPYIIKNINGVKVGIFGLVSPDTYNNEKALLDTITIDEPILAASKTVKELKSQGAEFIIALTNLGINNDTNREWQSPAIAESVPGIDLIIDGNSKEALDEKLIINETVIVQTGENLKNIGVLKIDFDAPKRDAGRIFYKLIKKEDIVMVDDTPVQKLPEQEKNTSEKFTTHTVVKGDTLYSLAKKYGTTVPEIVALNPSIEDGKTISIGQTYIMTSNKNPLDSKKLPDLKNSSTGYIEHTVVKGDTLYSLSRKYGTTVDAVVAANPEITDGQSIKIGHTYKFPSGNKTVKEIPENISEENINNNFEEETLSAEMPDVSSENEIRVPASSGIEKDPKIENLIAKIKAAQSFIKSK